In one window of Pseudomonas benzenivorans DNA:
- the mrcB gene encoding penicillin-binding protein 1B — protein MTRTRSPRSRSKRRSRGMRPWLGWAFKLGLVALVVLAGFAVYLDAVVQEKFSGKRWTVPAKVYARPLELFVGQKLAKSDFLKELDALGYRRESAASGPGAVAVAGNNIELHTRGFQFYESSEPAQRVRVRFSGDYVAGLNQANGGNLAVARLEPMLIGGLYPAHQEDRVLIKLEQVPPYLVETLVAVEDREFFNHFGVSPKGIARAVWINATAGQLRQGGSTLTQQLVKNFYLTNERSLTRKATEAMMAVLLELHYDKKDILEAYLNEVFLGQDGQRAVHGFGLASQYFFSQPLNELKLDQVALLVGMVKGPTYYNPRRNPERALERRNLVLDILVEQGVVAAEVAAAAKQKPLGVTQRGSLADSSFPAFLDLVKRQLREDYREADLTEEGLRIFTSFDPILQLKAEAALADSLKRLSGRKGVDQVEAGMVVTNPETGEVQALIGSRQPRFAGFNRALDALRPIGSLIKPAIYLTALERPSQFTLTSLLEDQPFSIKGQDGQVWRPQNYDRKAHGTIYLYQGLANSYNLSTAKLGLELGVPNVLKTLERLGVERKWPAYPSMLLGAGALTPMEVADMYQTLANGGFNTPLRGIRSVLTAEGEPLKRYPYQIQQRFDAGAIYLLQNAMQRTMREGTGRSVYSQLPGSLTLAGKTGTSNDSRDSWFAGFSQDLLAVVWLGRDDNGPTPLTGASGALQVWTDFMRKADPLPLDMPLPDNVTQAWVDANTGQGTDPSCPNAVQMPYIRGSEPLPGPSCGIQAPVDSVMDWVRGWLD, from the coding sequence ATGACTCGTACCCGATCCCCCCGTTCCCGTTCCAAACGTCGTTCCCGTGGCATGCGCCCCTGGCTCGGCTGGGCTTTCAAGCTCGGCCTGGTCGCTCTGGTGGTGCTGGCGGGCTTTGCGGTTTACCTCGATGCCGTGGTGCAGGAGAAGTTCTCCGGCAAGCGCTGGACGGTGCCGGCCAAGGTCTATGCCCGGCCTCTGGAGCTGTTCGTCGGGCAGAAGCTGGCGAAGAGCGACTTCCTCAAGGAGCTGGACGCCCTGGGTTATCGCCGCGAGAGCGCGGCCAGCGGCCCGGGCGCCGTGGCGGTGGCCGGCAACAACATCGAACTGCACACCCGCGGCTTCCAGTTCTACGAGAGCAGCGAGCCGGCGCAGCGCGTGCGCGTGCGCTTCTCCGGCGACTACGTGGCCGGCCTGAACCAGGCGAACGGCGGCAACCTGGCGGTGGCCCGCCTGGAGCCGATGCTGATCGGCGGACTGTACCCGGCGCATCAGGAAGACCGCGTGCTGATCAAGCTGGAGCAGGTGCCACCCTATCTGGTGGAAACCCTGGTGGCGGTCGAGGACCGCGAGTTCTTCAATCACTTCGGCGTCTCGCCCAAGGGCATCGCCCGTGCGGTCTGGATCAACGCCACGGCCGGACAACTGCGCCAGGGTGGCAGCACCCTGACCCAGCAGCTGGTGAAGAACTTCTACCTGACCAACGAGCGCAGTCTCACGCGCAAGGCCACCGAGGCCATGATGGCGGTGCTGCTGGAGCTGCACTACGACAAGAAGGATATTCTCGAGGCCTACCTCAACGAGGTGTTCCTCGGTCAGGACGGCCAGCGCGCGGTGCATGGCTTCGGCCTGGCCAGCCAGTATTTCTTCAGCCAGCCGCTGAACGAGCTGAAGCTCGACCAGGTGGCGCTGCTGGTGGGCATGGTCAAGGGGCCGACCTACTACAACCCGCGGCGCAATCCCGAGCGAGCCCTGGAGCGGCGCAACCTGGTGCTGGACATCCTGGTCGAGCAGGGCGTGGTCGCCGCCGAGGTGGCGGCCGCGGCCAAGCAAAAGCCGCTGGGCGTGACCCAGCGCGGCAGCCTGGCCGACAGCTCCTTCCCGGCCTTCCTCGACCTGGTCAAGCGCCAGCTGCGTGAGGACTACCGCGAGGCCGACCTGACCGAAGAGGGGCTGCGCATCTTCACCAGCTTCGACCCCATCCTCCAGCTCAAGGCAGAGGCCGCCCTGGCCGACTCCTTGAAGCGCCTGTCCGGGCGCAAGGGCGTCGATCAGGTTGAGGCCGGCATGGTGGTGACCAACCCGGAAACCGGCGAGGTGCAGGCGTTGATCGGCAGCCGCCAGCCGCGCTTCGCCGGCTTCAACCGGGCCCTGGATGCACTGCGGCCGATCGGCTCGCTGATCAAGCCGGCGATCTACCTGACCGCCCTGGAGCGTCCCAGCCAGTTCACCCTGACCAGCCTGCTGGAAGACCAGCCTTTCTCCATCAAGGGCCAGGACGGTCAGGTCTGGCGCCCGCAGAACTATGACCGCAAGGCCCATGGCACCATCTACCTGTACCAGGGGCTGGCCAACTCCTACAACCTCTCCACCGCCAAGCTGGGCCTGGAGCTGGGCGTGCCGAACGTGCTCAAGACCCTCGAGCGTCTCGGGGTCGAACGCAAGTGGCCGGCCTATCCCTCGATGCTGCTGGGGGCCGGTGCCTTGACCCCGATGGAGGTGGCGGACATGTACCAGACCCTGGCCAATGGCGGTTTCAATACGCCGTTGCGCGGCATTCGCAGCGTGCTGACCGCCGAGGGCGAACCGCTCAAGCGCTACCCCTACCAGATCCAGCAGCGCTTCGATGCCGGCGCCATCTATCTGTTGCAGAACGCCATGCAGCGCACCATGCGCGAGGGTACCGGCCGTTCGGTGTACAGCCAGCTGCCCGGCTCCCTGACCCTGGCCGGCAAGACCGGCACCAGTAACGACTCGCGCGACAGCTGGTTCGCCGGCTTCAGCCAGGACCTGCTGGCGGTGGTCTGGCTCGGCCGTGACGACAACGGTCCCACGCCCTTGACCGGGGCCAGCGGCGCCTTGCAGGTGTGGACCGACTTCATGCGCAAGGCCGATCCGCTGCCGCTGGACATGCCGTTGCCGGATAACGTGACGCAGGCCTGGGTCGATGCCAATACCGGTCAGGGCACCGACCCGAGCTGCCCGAATGCCGTGCAGATGCCGTATATTCGTGGGAGTGAGCCGTTGCCGGGTCCGTCCTGCGGTATTCAGGCGCCGGTCGATTCGGTGATGGATTGGGTGCGTGGCTGGTTGGATTAA
- a CDS encoding tetratricopeptide repeat protein, whose amino-acid sequence MVLGGCASVPRGSIPVVDSSGSVYEQQEGGGSYGQPAAQPQTQPQDSGVVVMVPQGAGSSAPIQTFPAPSAPIGGVAESAPLGIGEPLGGYSPPPSMPSGIPSNGGLAADEQLDGPVLALLTTAQQQQGNGDLNGAASSLERAQRIAPREPQVLYRLAEVRLAQGDAAQAEQFARRGLSYASGRPALQASLWNLIAQARERQGDPAGAAQARERARVSL is encoded by the coding sequence ATGGTGCTGGGCGGCTGCGCCAGCGTACCGCGCGGTTCGATTCCGGTGGTCGACTCCAGCGGTTCGGTCTATGAGCAGCAAGAGGGCGGTGGCAGTTATGGCCAGCCGGCCGCTCAGCCGCAGACCCAGCCGCAGGACTCGGGAGTGGTGGTCATGGTGCCGCAGGGCGCCGGCAGCTCCGCGCCGATTCAGACCTTCCCGGCCCCCAGCGCGCCGATTGGCGGTGTCGCCGAGAGCGCGCCGCTCGGCATCGGCGAGCCGCTGGGCGGTTACAGCCCGCCGCCGTCGATGCCGAGCGGTATACCGAGCAATGGCGGCTTGGCCGCCGACGAGCAGCTGGATGGCCCGGTGCTGGCGCTGCTGACCACGGCTCAGCAGCAGCAGGGCAATGGCGACCTCAATGGCGCGGCCTCCAGCCTGGAGCGCGCCCAGCGCATCGCCCCGCGCGAACCCCAGGTACTCTACCGCCTGGCCGAGGTGCGTTTGGCCCAGGGCGACGCGGCCCAGGCCGAGCAGTTCGCCCGCCGTGGCTTGAGCTACGCCAGCGGCCGTCCGGCTCTGCAGGCCAGTCTGTGGAACCTGATCGCCCAGGCGCGCGAGCGCCAGGGCGACCCTGCCGGTGCCGCCCAGGCGCGTGAGCGGGCGCGGGTCAGCCTCTGA
- a CDS encoding YqcC family protein yields MDTRMPAIAEQLLLIERELRVQGWWAEQSPSAQALASREPFCVDSMAFEQWLQWIFLPRMKQILEAGGELPGASGIQPMAEQVYSDRSEQAAELIRLLGEFDRLIGGAA; encoded by the coding sequence ATGGATACGCGAATGCCGGCCATCGCCGAGCAGCTGTTGTTGATCGAGCGCGAGTTACGTGTGCAGGGCTGGTGGGCCGAGCAGTCGCCCAGCGCCCAGGCACTGGCCAGCCGGGAGCCGTTCTGTGTCGACAGCATGGCCTTCGAGCAATGGCTGCAGTGGATATTCCTGCCGCGGATGAAGCAGATACTCGAGGCGGGGGGCGAGCTACCCGGCGCCTCCGGTATCCAGCCGATGGCCGAGCAGGTCTACAGCGACCGGTCTGAGCAGGCCGCGGAGCTGATCCGGCTGCTGGGCGAGTTCGACCGGTTGATCGGCGGCGCGGCCTGA
- a CDS encoding DUF4124 domain-containing protein, protein MRRTLLLSSLLLALSAPAMAGQVYKWVDAQGVTHFGAQPPQGAQATSINTATPPPKPAEPQPAPTFKNIADPEQAAIDKKVKQEVAAKEAERKQYCDSMRNNLAQLQNNPRVRIEEDGEVRRLSEEERQERIGAAQKSIADNCL, encoded by the coding sequence ATGCGCCGCACACTCCTCCTCAGCAGCTTGCTGCTCGCCCTGAGCGCACCCGCCATGGCCGGCCAGGTGTACAAGTGGGTCGACGCCCAGGGCGTCACCCACTTCGGCGCGCAGCCGCCGCAGGGCGCACAGGCCACCAGCATCAATACCGCCACGCCGCCCCCCAAACCAGCCGAGCCACAGCCCGCGCCGACCTTCAAGAACATCGCCGACCCGGAGCAGGCCGCCATCGACAAGAAGGTGAAGCAGGAGGTCGCGGCCAAGGAGGCCGAGCGCAAGCAGTACTGCGACAGCATGCGCAACAACCTGGCCCAGCTGCAGAACAACCCGCGCGTACGCATCGAGGAAGACGGCGAGGTACGCCGCCTCAGTGAAGAGGAGCGTCAGGAGCGCATCGGCGCGGCGCAGAAGTCGATTGCCGACAACTGCCTGTGA
- a CDS encoding acetolactate synthase 3 large subunit, whose amino-acid sequence MELLSGAEMVVRFLRDEGVKNIYGYPGGALLHIYDALFKEPEVNHILVRHEQAATHMADGYARATGKAGVVLVTSGPGATNAITGIATAYMDSIPMVVLSGQVPSNMVGTDAFQETDMIGISRPIVKHSFMIKHASEIPEVMKKAFYLAQSGRPGPVVVDIPKDMTNPAEKFEYVYPKKAKLRSYSPAVRGHSGQIRKAAELLLSAKRPVVYSGGGVIMGGAAAPLTELAQMLNLPVTNTLMGLGGYPGTDRQFLGMLGMHGSYTANLAMHHADVILAVGARFDDRVINGAGKFCPNAKIIHIDIDPASISKTIKADIPIVGPVDSVLTEMVTILKEIGESPSKEALSSWWKQIDEWRGSRGMFPYDKGDGSIIKPQTVVETLCEVTQGDAFVTSDVGQHQMFAAQYYRFNKPNRWINSGGLGTMGFGLPAAMGVKLNFPDDHVACVTGEGSIQMNIQELSTCLQYDLPVKIINLNNGALGMVRQWQDMMYSSRHSHSYMESLPDFVKLAEAYGHVGMRITELKDLKPMMEEAFAMKDRLVFLDIQVDTSEHVYPMQIKDGAMRDMWLSKTERT is encoded by the coding sequence GTGGAGCTTTTATCCGGCGCTGAAATGGTCGTCCGCTTTTTGCGTGACGAAGGCGTAAAGAACATCTACGGGTACCCAGGCGGTGCCCTGCTGCATATCTACGATGCCCTGTTCAAGGAACCGGAAGTCAATCACATCCTGGTTCGCCACGAGCAAGCGGCAACCCATATGGCCGACGGCTACGCCCGTGCCACCGGTAAGGCCGGCGTGGTGCTGGTGACCTCGGGTCCCGGCGCGACTAACGCCATCACCGGCATTGCCACCGCCTACATGGACTCCATTCCGATGGTGGTGCTGTCCGGCCAGGTGCCGAGCAACATGGTCGGTACCGATGCCTTCCAGGAAACCGACATGATCGGTATCTCCCGGCCGATCGTGAAGCACAGCTTCATGATCAAGCACGCCTCGGAAATTCCGGAAGTCATGAAGAAGGCCTTCTACCTGGCCCAGTCCGGTCGTCCCGGGCCGGTGGTCGTGGACATTCCCAAGGACATGACCAACCCGGCCGAGAAGTTCGAGTACGTCTATCCGAAGAAGGCCAAGCTGCGCTCCTACAGCCCGGCCGTTCGCGGGCATTCCGGACAGATCCGCAAGGCGGCCGAGCTGCTCCTGAGCGCCAAGCGTCCGGTGGTCTACTCCGGTGGCGGCGTGATCATGGGCGGCGCCGCGGCGCCGCTGACCGAGCTGGCGCAGATGCTCAATCTGCCGGTGACCAACACTCTGATGGGGCTGGGCGGTTACCCCGGCACCGATCGCCAGTTCCTCGGCATGCTCGGCATGCACGGCAGCTACACCGCCAACCTGGCGATGCACCATGCCGACGTGATCCTCGCCGTCGGTGCGCGCTTCGACGACCGCGTGATCAATGGCGCCGGCAAGTTCTGCCCGAACGCCAAGATCATTCACATCGACATCGACCCGGCTTCGATCTCCAAGACCATCAAGGCCGACATCCCGATCGTCGGTCCGGTCGACAGCGTGCTGACCGAGATGGTCACCATCCTCAAGGAAATCGGCGAGAGCCCGAGCAAGGAAGCGCTGTCCAGCTGGTGGAAGCAGATCGACGAATGGCGCGGTAGCCGCGGCATGTTCCCCTACGACAAGGGCGACGGCAGCATCATCAAGCCGCAAACCGTGGTCGAGACGCTGTGCGAGGTTACCCAGGGCGATGCCTTCGTCACCTCGGACGTCGGTCAGCACCAGATGTTCGCGGCCCAGTACTACCGCTTCAACAAGCCCAACCGTTGGATCAACTCGGGCGGCCTGGGCACCATGGGCTTCGGTCTGCCGGCTGCGATGGGGGTCAAGCTGAACTTCCCGGATGACCACGTGGCCTGCGTGACCGGCGAAGGCAGCATCCAGATGAACATCCAGGAGCTGTCGACCTGCCTGCAGTACGATCTGCCGGTAAAGATCATCAACCTGAACAACGGCGCCCTCGGCATGGTGCGCCAGTGGCAGGACATGATGTACAGCAGCCGCCATTCGCACTCCTACATGGAGTCGCTGCCGGACTTCGTCAAGCTGGCCGAGGCCTACGGCCACGTCGGTATGCGTATCACCGAGCTGAAGGACCTCAAGCCGATGATGGAGGAAGCCTTCGCGATGAAGGATCGCCTGGTGTTCCTCGACATCCAGGTCGACACCAGCGAGCACGTCTATCCGATGCAGATCAAAGACGGGGCGATGCGTGACATGTGGCTGAGCAAGACGGAGCGGACCTAA
- the ilvN gene encoding acetolactate synthase small subunit has protein sequence MRHIISLLLENEPGALSRVVGLFSQRNYNIESLTVAPTEDPTLSRLTLTTVGHDEVIEQITKNLNKLIEVVKLVDLSESAHIERELMLVKVKATGAQRAEVKRTTDIFRGQIVDVNTSVYTIQLAGTSDKLDSFIQAIGTASILETVRSGVTGIARGDKVLSL, from the coding sequence ATGCGACACATTATCTCCCTGCTACTGGAAAACGAGCCAGGCGCATTGTCCCGTGTGGTCGGTCTGTTCTCGCAGCGCAACTACAACATCGAAAGCCTGACCGTGGCGCCGACCGAAGACCCGACCCTGTCGCGTCTGACCCTCACCACCGTCGGTCATGATGAAGTAATCGAGCAGATCACCAAGAACCTCAACAAGCTGATCGAGGTGGTCAAGCTGGTGGACCTGTCCGAGAGCGCCCACATCGAGCGTGAGCTGATGCTGGTCAAGGTCAAGGCCACGGGTGCCCAGCGCGCCGAGGTCAAGCGTACCACCGACATCTTCCGTGGGCAGATCGTCGACGTGAACACCAGTGTCTACACCATTCAATTGGCCGGCACGAGCGACAAGCTGGACAGCTTCATCCAGGCCATCGGCACCGCCTCGATCCTGGAAACCGTGCGCAGCGGCGTCACCGGCATCGCCCGGGGCGACAAGGTGCTGAGTCTCTGA
- the ilvY gene encoding HTH-type transcriptional activator IlvY encodes MDSHALRLFLALADNLHFGKTSREQHVSPSALSRCIKQLEDELGAPLFLRDNRSVRLTREGQQFRAYASEVMNGWQAIRQAFRQDQLVLHGELSLYCSVTASYSFLYDILSSFRQDYPCIEMKLHTGDPARAVERVQQGLEDLAIGARPDHLPAGIDFQPITRSELRFIGPQSPLLLTEDQLMHPGAESWKDVPMILSEEGLARTRTDRWLKSHNIKPRIYAQVSGNEAIVSMVSLGFGIGVVPQIVLDNSPLTARIRIYDIQPPLTAYDIGLFALQKRLKDPLIAAFWNRQQ; translated from the coding sequence ATGGACAGCCACGCCCTCAGGCTTTTTCTTGCCCTGGCAGACAACCTGCACTTCGGCAAAACCAGCCGCGAGCAGCACGTCAGCCCCTCCGCACTCAGTCGCTGCATCAAGCAGTTGGAGGACGAACTCGGCGCACCGCTGTTCCTGCGCGACAATCGCTCGGTCCGGCTGACCCGCGAGGGGCAACAGTTCCGCGCGTACGCCAGCGAGGTCATGAACGGCTGGCAGGCCATTCGCCAGGCGTTCCGCCAGGACCAGCTGGTTCTGCACGGCGAACTCTCCCTGTACTGCTCGGTCACGGCCAGCTACAGCTTCCTCTACGACATCCTCAGCAGCTTTCGACAGGACTACCCGTGCATCGAAATGAAGCTGCACACCGGCGACCCGGCAAGAGCCGTCGAACGCGTGCAGCAAGGACTGGAAGATCTTGCCATCGGCGCCCGCCCCGACCACTTGCCCGCCGGCATCGACTTTCAGCCGATCACCCGTTCCGAGCTGCGCTTCATCGGCCCCCAGTCGCCACTGCTACTGACCGAAGACCAGCTGATGCACCCCGGCGCGGAAAGCTGGAAAGACGTGCCGATGATCCTATCGGAAGAAGGCTTGGCCAGAACCCGGACCGACCGGTGGCTGAAAAGCCACAACATCAAACCGCGCATCTACGCCCAGGTGAGCGGCAACGAAGCCATCGTGAGCATGGTGAGCCTGGGGTTCGGCATAGGCGTGGTGCCGCAGATCGTGCTCGACAACAGCCCGCTGACCGCACGCATCCGCATCTACGACATTCAGCCGCCGCTGACCGCCTACGATATCGGCCTGTTCGCGCTGCAAAAGCGCCTCAAGGACCCGCTGATCGCGGCCTTCTGGAATCGCCAGCAATAA
- the ilvC gene encoding ketol-acid reductoisomerase, with translation MKVYYDKDCDLSIIQGKKVAIIGYGSQGHAQACNLKDSGVDVTIGLRKGSATVAKAEAHGLKVTDVASAVAAADLVMILTPDEFQGQLYKNEIEPNIKQGATLAFSHGFAIHYNQVVPRADLDVIMIAPKAPGHTVRSEFVKGGGIPDLIAVYQDASGNAKNVALSYASGVGGGRTGIIETTFKDETETDLFGEQAVLCGGCVELVKAGFETLVEAGYAPEMAYFECLHELKLIVDLMYEGGIANMNYSISNNAEYGEYVTGPEVINEESRKAMRNALKRIQDGEYAKMFISEGATNYPSMTAKRRNNAAHGIEIIGEQLRSMMPWISANKIVDKSKN, from the coding sequence ATGAAAGTTTATTACGACAAAGACTGCGACCTCTCCATCATCCAGGGCAAGAAAGTCGCCATCATCGGCTACGGCTCCCAGGGCCACGCCCAGGCGTGCAACCTGAAGGACTCCGGTGTCGACGTCACCATCGGCCTGCGCAAGGGCTCGGCTACTGTCGCCAAGGCCGAGGCCCACGGCCTGAAGGTCACCGACGTCGCCTCCGCTGTCGCGGCTGCCGACCTGGTGATGATCCTCACTCCGGACGAGTTCCAAGGCCAGCTGTACAAGAACGAGATCGAGCCGAACATCAAGCAGGGCGCGACCCTGGCCTTCTCCCATGGCTTCGCCATCCACTACAACCAGGTCGTGCCGCGCGCCGATCTGGACGTGATCATGATCGCGCCGAAGGCCCCCGGCCACACCGTGCGTTCGGAGTTCGTCAAGGGCGGTGGTATCCCTGACCTGATCGCGGTCTACCAGGATGCTTCCGGCAACGCCAAGAACGTCGCCCTGTCCTACGCCTCCGGCGTCGGTGGCGGTCGTACCGGCATCATCGAGACCACCTTCAAGGACGAGACCGAAACCGACCTGTTCGGCGAGCAGGCCGTTCTCTGCGGCGGTTGCGTCGAGCTGGTCAAGGCCGGCTTCGAAACCCTGGTCGAAGCCGGTTATGCCCCGGAAATGGCCTACTTCGAGTGCCTGCACGAGCTGAAGCTGATCGTCGACCTGATGTACGAAGGCGGCATCGCCAACATGAACTACTCGATCTCCAACAACGCCGAGTACGGCGAGTACGTGACCGGTCCGGAAGTGATCAACGAGGAGTCGCGCAAGGCCATGCGCAACGCCCTCAAGCGCATCCAGGACGGCGAGTACGCCAAGATGTTCATCAGCGAAGGCGCGACCAACTATCCGTCGATGACCGCCAAGCGTCGCAACAATGCGGCCCATGGCATCGAGATCATCGGCGAGCAGCTGCGCTCGATGATGCCGTGGATCTCCGCCAACAAGATCGTCGATAAGAGCAAGAACTAA
- the pssA gene encoding CDP-diacylglycerol--serine O-phosphatidyltransferase: MSERPEEPNSAAEEESLLPIDEHVEEGHDDEGRKVRHRGVYLLPNLFTTANLFAGFYAIINAMNGNFYVAAAAVFVAMVLDSLDGRVARLTNTQSAFGAEYDSLSDMVAFGVAPALLAFEWALGSMGKVGWMVAFIYVAGAALRLARFNTQIGTTDKRYFIGLASPAAAGVVAGTVWAFSDFGIKGSNMAFGVAVLVAAAGMLMVSNIKYYSFKDLDLKGRVPFVAILAVVLLFAVVFSDPPRILLIIFLAYAASGPLQYLLQLRRRKS, encoded by the coding sequence ATGAGCGAACGTCCAGAAGAGCCCAACTCGGCCGCCGAGGAAGAGAGCCTGCTGCCAATCGACGAGCATGTCGAGGAGGGTCATGACGATGAGGGGCGCAAGGTTCGTCATCGTGGCGTCTACCTGCTGCCCAATCTCTTCACCACGGCGAATTTGTTCGCGGGCTTCTACGCCATCATCAATGCCATGAACGGCAACTTCTACGTCGCCGCCGCCGCCGTGTTCGTGGCCATGGTGCTGGACAGTCTCGATGGCCGGGTGGCGCGTCTGACCAATACCCAGAGCGCCTTCGGTGCCGAGTACGACTCCTTGTCCGATATGGTCGCCTTCGGCGTGGCGCCCGCGTTGTTGGCGTTCGAGTGGGCGCTGGGCAGCATGGGCAAGGTGGGTTGGATGGTGGCCTTCATCTATGTCGCCGGTGCGGCGCTGCGGTTGGCGCGTTTCAATACCCAGATCGGTACCACCGACAAACGCTATTTCATCGGCTTGGCCAGTCCGGCTGCCGCGGGTGTGGTCGCCGGCACTGTCTGGGCCTTCAGCGATTTCGGTATCAAGGGCTCGAATATGGCCTTTGGTGTGGCGGTGTTGGTGGCTGCTGCGGGCATGTTGATGGTCAGCAACATCAAGTACTACAGTTTCAAGGATCTGGATCTGAAAGGGCGTGTGCCCTTCGTCGCGATCTTGGCGGTGGTGCTGCTGTTCGCCGTGGTGTTCAGCGATCCGCCACGGATACTGCTGATCATCTTCCTGGCCTATGCGGCATCCGGTCCCTTGCAGTACTTGCTTCAGTTGCGTCGGCGTAAATCGTAA
- a CDS encoding paraquat-inducible protein A has protein sequence MSDSAAPQLSPELPVEHLIACHECDLLMRKPNTGYDERVECPRCGFELYTHRHQVVRRSLALVVAALLLYVPANFLPIMRLNLLGQSSEDTVWSGVLGLYESGMQGIAAVVFLCSMAVPLLKLLCQLAVLLSIRLDLGRSYGLLLYRIYHHLREWGMLEVYLMGILVAMVKLADLADLSLGVGLFCFVALLLVQAWLEVSMAPHQIWQALAGEDVHAGD, from the coding sequence ATGTCCGATTCGGCCGCCCCCCAGCTTTCGCCGGAGCTCCCCGTCGAGCACTTGATCGCCTGTCACGAATGCGACCTGCTGATGCGCAAGCCGAACACCGGCTATGACGAGCGGGTCGAGTGCCCGCGTTGCGGTTTCGAGCTGTATACCCACCGGCATCAGGTGGTGCGGCGCAGTCTGGCGTTGGTGGTCGCCGCCCTGCTGCTTTACGTGCCGGCCAACTTCCTGCCGATCATGCGGCTCAATCTGCTCGGGCAGAGCAGTGAGGACACGGTGTGGAGCGGGGTGCTCGGGCTGTACGAGAGCGGCATGCAGGGCATCGCCGCGGTGGTGTTCCTGTGCAGCATGGCGGTGCCGCTGCTCAAGCTGCTGTGCCAGCTGGCGGTGCTGCTGAGCATCCGCCTGGACCTGGGGCGTAGCTATGGCCTGCTGCTGTACCGCATCTATCACCATCTACGCGAGTGGGGCATGCTCGAGGTGTACCTGATGGGCATCCTGGTGGCCATGGTCAAACTGGCGGATCTGGCGGACCTCAGTCTCGGTGTCGGCTTGTTCTGTTTCGTCGCGCTGCTGCTGGTCCAGGCCTGGCTCGAGGTGAGCATGGCGCCGCATCAGATCTGGCAGGCCCTGGCGGGGGAGGACGTGCATGCGGGCGATTGA
- a CDS encoding paraquat-inducible protein A, translating into MRAIDAGLLVCHECHLLNPVQTEVAHQHCERCGGLLHARRPNSLARTWALLLTAAILYIPANLLPIMTVNSLGKGQSDTIMSGVIELVHLGMLPIAAVVFIASILVPTFKLVGIALLLYSVQRHQPMSPRQRIYMFRFIEWIGRWSMLDIFVIAILVALVRFGNLASIEPGMGAVAFASVVILTMLAALTFDPRLIWDNTESEHDHE; encoded by the coding sequence ATGCGGGCGATTGATGCCGGGCTGCTGGTCTGCCACGAATGCCACCTGCTCAACCCCGTGCAGACCGAGGTCGCCCACCAGCATTGCGAGCGTTGCGGCGGCTTGCTGCACGCGCGGCGGCCGAACAGCCTGGCGCGGACCTGGGCGCTGCTGCTGACCGCGGCGATCCTCTATATTCCGGCCAACCTGCTGCCGATCATGACGGTCAACTCGTTGGGCAAGGGCCAGTCGGACACCATCATGTCCGGGGTGATCGAGTTGGTGCACCTGGGCATGCTGCCGATCGCCGCGGTGGTGTTCATCGCCAGCATCCTGGTGCCGACCTTCAAGCTGGTGGGCATCGCACTATTGCTCTATTCGGTGCAGCGCCATCAGCCGATGTCGCCCCGTCAGCGCATCTACATGTTCCGCTTCATCGAATGGATCGGCCGCTGGTCGATGCTCGACATCTTCGTCATCGCCATCCTGGTTGCGCTGGTCAGGTTCGGCAACCTGGCCAGCATCGAGCCGGGCATGGGCGCGGTGGCCTTCGCCAGCGTGGTGATCCTGACCATGCTCGCGGCCTTGACCTTTGACCCCCGCCTGATCTGGGACAACACGGAGTCGGAACACGACCATGAATGA